In the genome of Nitrospira sp. MA-1, one region contains:
- a CDS encoding MerC domain-containing protein, whose translation MNTLEDKLARAGMTASFLCAIECSLTPFAVLVLPLVVGSQPEISSRFLPETSHIFDWILMGIVGCLALGSQILTIPLHRKPAPLILSGIGFLLMIYGRVGWEDGQAGESLFMISGAVVLIGAGWLNRRLHHQGCRLHTHTCSTADKPASHRPLSVLHTHTSNWSSPEFTDTSKKPHTRQG comes from the coding sequence ATGAACACACTCGAAGACAAACTTGCGCGCGCGGGAATGACCGCCTCATTCCTTTGTGCCATCGAATGCTCATTGACGCCTTTCGCAGTCTTAGTTCTTCCTCTTGTCGTCGGATCACAGCCTGAAATTTCATCCCGCTTCCTTCCGGAGACCTCGCATATATTCGACTGGATTCTTATGGGAATCGTGGGTTGCCTGGCCCTGGGAAGCCAAATACTCACCATCCCTCTCCATCGAAAACCGGCCCCGCTCATCCTGTCCGGAATAGGATTTCTCCTAATGATATATGGTCGCGTTGGGTGGGAAGATGGTCAGGCTGGCGAATCCCTGTTCATGATCAGCGGCGCAGTTGTGTTGATTGGAGCGGGGTGGCTTAATCGACGATTGCATCACCAAGGCTGCAGACTTCATACACATACCTGTTCGACGGCGGACAAGCCTGCGTCACACCGGCCTCTTTCTGTGCTCCACACCCATACGTCAAACTGGTCTTCCCCCGAATTTACGGACACATCTAAAAAGCCTCATACTAGGCAAGGA
- a CDS encoding Fur family transcriptional regulator, translating into MNRWEESRQLSAMQVSRLPKTYKEALRTAGYRFTRPRQAVLQVLQRADHPLSALEVFRRLQGDDVSIDRVTVYRILAVLSRLGLVAQLAFAQEGQFRYEWRDGRALSYHVRCQECGRIESLCLPSLKRLKSLIKSKTSFLVNDQSLEFNGLCPDCQ; encoded by the coding sequence ATGAATCGATGGGAGGAAAGCCGTCAATTGAGTGCGATGCAAGTGAGCCGGCTACCCAAAACGTATAAGGAAGCCTTACGGACAGCGGGTTACCGGTTTACCCGCCCGAGGCAGGCGGTCCTGCAGGTGCTACAAAGAGCCGACCATCCTTTGAGTGCCTTGGAGGTGTTTAGGCGATTGCAGGGAGATGATGTATCTATCGATCGGGTCACGGTATACCGGATTTTAGCGGTCCTGTCCCGGTTGGGATTGGTGGCGCAATTGGCGTTTGCCCAGGAGGGGCAATTCCGCTACGAATGGCGGGATGGGCGTGCTCTCTCCTACCATGTGCGTTGTCAGGAATGCGGAAGAATTGAATCGCTTTGTCTTCCCTCGTTGAAACGACTCAAATCCCTTATTAAAAGTAAGACCAGTTTCCTGGTGAATGACCAGTCTTTAGAATTCAACGGCTTGTGCCCCGACTGTCAATGA
- a CDS encoding MerC domain-containing protein, with protein MKSLGLHLSKIGSLASLVCAIHCALTPIVLLSLPFILAHSSGEWNGILEMMFGERTEWLFLGTIGLLAGFGLLTTYSVHRDKRPACVSGIGVGLLLISRVWMDHQSLGEIALDITGASVIAWAGFWNRRLCRCIGCP; from the coding sequence ATGAAATCCCTTGGTCTTCATCTTTCAAAGATCGGGTCTTTGGCCTCTTTGGTTTGCGCCATCCATTGTGCCCTCACGCCGATAGTGCTGTTAAGTTTGCCCTTCATTCTTGCGCATTCGTCCGGGGAATGGAATGGGATTCTGGAAATGATGTTTGGTGAACGTACAGAATGGCTGTTCCTTGGAACGATCGGGCTTCTGGCAGGATTCGGATTGTTGACCACCTATTCCGTTCATCGTGACAAGCGGCCTGCTTGCGTATCCGGAATCGGTGTGGGGTTGTTGTTGATCTCGCGTGTGTGGATGGATCACCAAAGTCTCGGAGAGATCGCTTTGGATATTACGGGGGCAAGTGTTATCGCATGGGCTGGATTTTGGAACCGGCGGCTCTGCCGTTGCATAGGGTGCCCTTAA